One Vanessa cardui chromosome 22, ilVanCard2.1, whole genome shotgun sequence DNA window includes the following coding sequences:
- the LOC124539352 gene encoding UBX domain-containing protein 6 produces the protein MADKIKKFFQRKKADAKFKLAGPGYKLSESTISSQSSNNSKKELPVVKRSGLSEESKVAAEAALSRLQQTRENPAFNTSLAAIKAQVKKELENEKASNSQTSDEPKEKAETENEAIRNFAASGVYFKCPLISNDILPRDEWKRNIKTFLYEQLEEERGLTACLIIQSCNSNREKVDTCVETLCKYLENIVTYPEEEKYQKIRMSNRVFNERVLPIEGSMELLLAAGFIQKKLPNADGVEEDFLVFVKENVPSVESLIALIEALRTAEPIQLELDRNLQVLLPSQAANKVQLPPSFYALTPEELKREHQLRTEAIERSQMLRTKAMREKDELREMKKYKFAIIRVRFPDGILLQGTFSVYERYNEIHEFVQENLEHSGLPFVLNTPTGHKLIPDEDANKTLIDLRLVPATVLTFAWHSSVIEEINSSPNKDVYLKPEVMVLVQEI, from the exons ATggcagacaaaataaaaaagttctttCAAAGGAAGAAAGCAGATGCGAAGTTCAAATTAGCTGGTCCCGGATATAAGCTAAGTGAATCAACAATTAGTAGTCAATCATCGAATAATTCCAAGAAAGAATTGCCAGTTGTTAAGCGGTCTGGTTTGTCGGAAGAGAGTAAGGTGGCAGCGGAAGCTGCTTTATCTCGACTCCAACAGACAAGGGAAAATCCAGCCTTCAACACTTCACTAGCagctataaaa GCGCAAGTCAAAAAAGAGTTAGAAAATGAAAAGGCTAGTAACTCCCAAACATCAGACGAGCCCAAGGAGAAAGCAGAAACAGAAAATGAAGCAATCAGAAACTTTGCTGCTTCTGGCGTTTATTTCAA ATGCCCTCTAATAAGTAATGACATCCTACCCCGTGATGAATGGAAACGAAACATCAAAACATTCCTGTATGAGCAATTAGAGGAAGAGAGAGGCTTGACAGCCTGTCTCATCATACAGTCTTGTAATAGTAATAGAGAAAAG GTCGACACATGTGTTGAGACATTGTGCAAGTACTTAGAGAATATTGTAACATACCCAGAAGAGGAAAAGTATCAAAAGATTAGAATGTCTAACAG agtTTTCAACGAAAGAGTTCTGCCTATAGAAGGATCTATGGAGTTACTACTGGCAGCGGGTTTCATCCAAAAGAAACTACCAAACGCAGATGGTGTCGAAGAAGACTTCCTTGTGTTTGTAAAAGAAAATGTTCCGTCCGTTGAGAGTTTGATC GCGTTAATTGAGGCTCTTCGCACAGCGGAACCGATACAATTGGAACTTGATAGGAATCTGCAAGTGTTGCTACCCTCACAGGCCGCTAACAAAGTTCAACTACCCCCATCGTTTTATGCTCTCACCCCCGAGGAACTCAAGAGGGAACATCAACTGAG GACCGAAGCGATCGAGAGGAGTCAGATGTTACGTACGAAGGCGATGAGGGAAAAGGACGAGTTGAGGGAGATGAAGAAATACAAATTCGCTATCATAAGAGTTCGCTTTCCTGATGGGATACTTTTGCAA GGCACGTTTTCAGTCTACGAACGCTACAATGAAATTCACGAATTTGTCCAAGAAAACTTAGAACACAGCGGTCTGCCGTTCGTCCTCAACACTCCAACTGGCCACAAGCTCATCCCAGACGAGGACGCAAATAAGACCCTTATTGATCTTCGACTCGTACCGGCAACAGTGCTCACATTCGCCTGGCACTCTTCCGTCATCGAAGAGATCAATAGTAGTCCCAATAAAGACGTTTATTTAAAACCGGAGGTAATGGTTTTAGTTCAGGAAATTTAA